The Claveliimonas bilis genome window below encodes:
- a CDS encoding aldehyde dehydrogenase, whose translation MSNNYKEILNRQKEYFRTGETKNVAFRLAQLERMQDWIGKNEEAIMEALHKDLHKAPFEAYATEIGIVKEEIRYTLKHLRGWAKPKRVPTPITQFPSRSFIYSEPYGIVLIMSPWNYPFQLTIAPLVGALSAGNCAVVKPSAYSSATSALIARMIKELFPQKYVTVIEGGRKENEALLSEKFDYIFFTGSVNVGKYVMEKASRHLTPVSLELGGKSPCIVDETADIALAAKRIVWGKFLNSGQTCVAPDYIFVHKSVKDKLLKQMTKQIRRMFGTDPCRNEEYPKMINEKHYERVLGLTKDAHVVCGGGSRKETLQIEPTILDQVSWDHPVMQEEIFGPVLPVLTFYDLEEVVAQVTARPKPLALYLFTGRKEREAYILKHISYGGGCINDTVVHLATSHMPFGGVGNSGMGGYHGKASFDTFTHQKSIMKKSVHIDIPVRYAPYKKKLNLLKKIQ comes from the coding sequence ATGAGCAATAATTATAAAGAGATTTTAAATCGCCAGAAAGAATATTTCCGTACGGGAGAAACGAAAAATGTTGCCTTCCGCCTGGCGCAGCTGGAGCGGATGCAGGATTGGATCGGCAAAAATGAGGAAGCGATCATGGAGGCGCTGCATAAAGATCTTCATAAAGCACCCTTTGAAGCTTATGCAACGGAAATCGGTATTGTGAAAGAAGAGATCAGATATACATTGAAACATTTGCGGGGCTGGGCGAAACCGAAGAGAGTTCCAACTCCTATCACACAGTTTCCCTCCCGGTCTTTCATCTATTCAGAACCATATGGGATTGTACTTATCATGTCGCCCTGGAACTATCCGTTTCAGCTTACCATTGCGCCCCTGGTAGGAGCGTTAAGTGCGGGAAACTGTGCAGTGGTTAAGCCTTCCGCTTATTCTTCCGCGACATCGGCTCTGATTGCAAGAATGATAAAAGAGCTATTCCCGCAAAAATATGTTACTGTAATTGAGGGCGGAAGAAAGGAAAATGAAGCGCTGTTAAGTGAAAAGTTTGACTATATTTTCTTTACGGGGAGTGTAAATGTAGGGAAATATGTCATGGAGAAGGCTTCCAGGCACTTAACTCCTGTCAGCCTGGAGTTGGGAGGAAAGAGTCCCTGTATTGTAGATGAAACAGCTGATATTGCTTTGGCGGCAAAGAGAATCGTATGGGGAAAATTTTTAAACAGCGGACAGACCTGTGTGGCGCCGGATTATATTTTTGTCCATAAAAGTGTGAAGGATAAACTGCTGAAGCAGATGACCAAACAGATCCGCAGGATGTTCGGGACAGATCCCTGCAGGAATGAAGAGTACCCTAAGATGATCAACGAGAAACATTATGAGCGTGTCCTTGGCCTGACGAAAGATGCTCATGTCGTATGCGGCGGAGGCAGCAGAAAAGAAACGCTTCAGATTGAGCCTACTATTCTGGATCAGGTAAGCTGGGATCATCCGGTGATGCAGGAAGAAATTTTCGGACCGGTACTGCCTGTTTTGACTTTCTATGATCTGGAAGAAGTAGTGGCGCAGGTGACAGCAAGACCTAAACCGCTTGCCCTTTATCTTTTTACCGGAAGAAAGGAAAGAGAGGCTTATATTCTGAAGCATATTTCCTATGGGGGAGGATGTATCAATGACACGGTAGTTCATCTTGCTACATCCCATATGCCTTTTGGAGGAGTGGGAAACAGCGGAATGGGAGGATACCACGGAAAGGCCAGCTTCGATACTTTTACCCATCAGAAGAGTATCATGAAAAAGTCGGTGCATATTGATATTCCGGTGCGTTATGCACCGTATAAGAAAAAGCTGAATCTTTTGAAAAAGATACAGTAG
- the feoB gene encoding ferrous iron transport protein B, producing MSNPIRVGFIGNPNCGKTTLFNAYTGANLKVANWPGVTVEKKEGRTVYQGQEFQLIDLPGIYSLTSYTMEETVSRECIMSDEVDVIVDVADASCLERNLYLTLQLIELGKPVILALNMMDIVEERGMEIDLHRLPEMLGIPVVPVSARKKSGLSILLHAVMHHKEHPQQSPFIHHHHGESSHHKHDHHQEYAMVYQDYIEDKIDLLIDRICCIYPDLEDKRWYALKYLEKDKNVINSHPLEFEDIIDRDYEKDIINQKYNFIEEIVDEVLVNKKKNEARTDHIDRYLTSKWLGLPIFLAIMALVFFLTFTIGDFLKGYFEIGLDSLSSFAEEGLVSLHVNAMLISLIVDGIISGVGGILTFLPNIFILFLALAFLEDSGYMSRVAFVMDDIMGHLGLSGRAFIPLLLGFGCSVPAVMASRALEHRKDRLKTILITPFMSCSARLPIYVLFSSMFFGGNAMIVCYSMYLLGILVAITAAFVISKFDGSKAEHNLLIELPEYKTPNARTIAIYVWEKIKDYLTKAGTVIFIASVIMWILLNFGPSGYVTDISLSFGSYIGKAIVPIFTPLGLGYWQIVVALIAGIAAKEVVVSSCGVLFGIQNITTAHGMSAMAATLGTMGFGAVNAYSLMVFCLLYIPCTATIATIRRETESRRITACFVFFQFAVAWVMSFIVYHIGLLF from the coding sequence ATGTCCAACCCTATCCGCGTAGGATTTATCGGCAACCCAAACTGTGGAAAAACCACTTTATTTAACGCATACACAGGCGCTAATCTGAAGGTTGCCAACTGGCCCGGTGTTACAGTTGAAAAAAAGGAAGGCCGCACCGTCTACCAGGGACAGGAATTTCAGCTGATCGACCTTCCCGGAATTTACAGTCTGACTTCCTATACTATGGAAGAAACTGTTTCCCGTGAATGCATCATGAGTGATGAAGTGGATGTCATTGTAGATGTGGCAGATGCCTCCTGTCTGGAACGAAATCTCTACCTGACTCTGCAGCTTATTGAACTTGGAAAACCTGTCATTCTTGCTTTAAATATGATGGATATCGTAGAGGAACGGGGAATGGAGATCGATCTTCACCGACTTCCTGAAATGTTGGGAATCCCGGTTGTTCCGGTATCGGCAAGAAAAAAAAGCGGGCTGTCCATTTTGCTTCATGCAGTCATGCATCATAAGGAGCATCCGCAGCAAAGCCCGTTCATCCATCACCACCATGGAGAGTCCTCTCACCACAAACATGACCACCATCAGGAATACGCCATGGTCTATCAGGATTATATCGAAGACAAGATCGATCTGCTCATAGACCGGATCTGCTGCATTTATCCCGATCTGGAGGACAAGCGCTGGTATGCCCTGAAATATCTCGAAAAGGACAAAAACGTTATCAATTCTCATCCTCTTGAATTTGAGGATATTATAGACCGTGATTACGAAAAAGATATTATTAATCAGAAATACAATTTTATAGAAGAAATTGTAGATGAGGTTCTCGTCAACAAAAAAAAGAACGAAGCCCGCACAGACCATATTGACCGCTATCTCACCAGCAAATGGCTTGGTCTGCCGATTTTTCTTGCCATCATGGCTCTGGTATTTTTCCTGACTTTTACGATCGGAGATTTTCTGAAGGGCTATTTTGAGATCGGACTTGACAGCCTGTCTTCTTTTGCCGAAGAAGGACTTGTCTCTCTCCATGTCAATGCCATGCTCATTTCCCTGATCGTGGACGGAATCATTTCAGGAGTCGGAGGCATCCTCACGTTCCTGCCCAATATTTTTATTTTATTCCTGGCTCTTGCTTTTTTGGAGGACAGCGGATATATGTCCAGAGTCGCCTTTGTCATGGACGACATTATGGGACATCTGGGGTTGTCGGGAAGAGCTTTTATTCCGCTTCTTCTCGGCTTTGGCTGTTCCGTTCCCGCCGTTATGGCTTCCCGGGCTCTGGAACACAGAAAAGACCGGCTGAAAACCATTTTAATTACTCCATTTATGTCCTGCAGTGCAAGACTTCCGATCTACGTGCTGTTCTCCTCTATGTTTTTCGGAGGCAACGCTATGATCGTCTGTTATTCCATGTATCTTCTGGGAATCCTGGTCGCTATAACTGCTGCTTTTGTCATTTCCAAATTTGACGGCAGCAAAGCAGAACACAATCTGCTGATCGAACTGCCGGAATATAAAACGCCAAATGCCCGCACCATTGCCATCTATGTATGGGAAAAGATAAAAGATTATCTCACCAAGGCCGGAACTGTTATTTTCATTGCCTCAGTGATCATGTGGATACTTCTGAATTTTGGACCGTCAGGATACGTGACCGATATCAGTTTAAGTTTTGGCTCCTATATCGGCAAGGCCATTGTTCCCATCTTCACTCCTCTTGGGCTTGGCTACTGGCAGATTGTTGTAGCTTTGATCGCCGGAATCGCCGCAAAAGAAGTGGTCGTATCCAGCTGCGGCGTCCTGTTCGGCATCCAGAATATTACAACAGCTCACGGAATGTCCGCTATGGCTGCCACTTTGGGCACTATGGGATTCGGCGCTGTCAACGCCTACTCCCTCATGGTATTCTGTCTTCTGTATATTCCGTGTACCGCAACTATTGCAACGATCCGCCGGGAAACGGAAAGCAGACGGATCACCGCCTGCTTTGTCTTCTTCCAGTTTGCTGTTGCATGGGTTATGAGCTTTATCGTCTATCATATCGGTCTTCTTTTTTAA
- a CDS encoding FeoA family protein, producing the protein MILKQGRNDHTYKVCAINTEHALERRLEALGLTEGAFVTILNNNKKGALTVKFRGTRFAVGRHIAEHIEVEEVGPSCPTLSA; encoded by the coding sequence ATGATACTTAAGCAAGGGAGAAATGATCATACTTACAAAGTTTGTGCCATCAACACAGAACATGCGCTGGAACGCCGTCTGGAGGCTCTTGGTCTTACCGAAGGAGCTTTCGTTACAATATTAAACAATAACAAAAAGGGGGCCCTTACTGTTAAATTCCGGGGAACCCGTTTTGCAGTCGGCAGACATATTGCCGAACACATTGAAGTGGAGGAGGTGGGTCCGTCATGTCCAACCCTATCCGCGTAG
- a CDS encoding putative ABC transporter permease yields the protein MEAYRLIAYFFIYGFAGWCVEVAFASVKERRFVNRGFLNGPICPVYGVGVGAVVTLLEPWKDHLVLLYVASVILVTFIEWLTGYAMDKIFHHKWWDYSEMPLNIGGYVCLLFSLVWGAACVVIMKIVHPMTEKLTELVPFPLGLTLCVLFIIVLAVDIAVTSAGILKLNKRLEAMEKIAMELHEISDKMGINIHENVMDAVEKLERLEDRKEEFLEKYGEFSDLKEDLKEDIRGDMRMRREELKKRYEELAAASTHVSRRLAKAFPKMESRKHREILNELRERMEKRKTL from the coding sequence ATGGAGGCTTACAGACTGATTGCTTATTTCTTTATATATGGGTTCGCAGGCTGGTGTGTCGAGGTGGCTTTTGCAAGTGTAAAAGAAAGAAGATTTGTAAACAGAGGATTTTTGAACGGACCAATTTGTCCGGTGTATGGAGTCGGGGTGGGAGCTGTCGTCACCCTGCTGGAACCATGGAAAGATCACCTTGTCTTACTTTATGTGGCTTCGGTTATTTTAGTCACGTTTATTGAATGGCTGACCGGATATGCCATGGATAAGATATTTCATCACAAATGGTGGGATTATTCGGAAATGCCATTAAATATAGGAGGATATGTCTGTCTCCTGTTTTCTCTTGTGTGGGGAGCAGCCTGTGTGGTGATCATGAAAATAGTTCATCCGATGACTGAAAAACTGACGGAACTGGTGCCGTTCCCTTTGGGACTTACACTTTGCGTTCTGTTTATTATAGTGTTGGCTGTGGACATTGCAGTGACGTCGGCAGGCATACTCAAGCTGAACAAACGTCTGGAGGCAATGGAGAAGATTGCGATGGAGCTTCATGAAATTTCTGACAAAATGGGAATCAATATTCATGAAAACGTGATGGACGCTGTGGAGAAACTGGAGAGATTGGAGGACAGGAAAGAAGAATTTCTGGAGAAATACGGGGAGTTCTCTGATTTGAAGGAAGATTTGAAAGAAGATATCAGAGGGGATATGCGTATGCGCCGTGAAGAGCTGAAGAAACGGTACGAGGAACTGGCAGCGGCAAGTACTCATGTCAGCCGCCGTTTGGCAAAGGCTTTCCCTAAGATGGAATCCAGAAAGCACAGAGAAATTTTAAATGAGCTGCGGGAAAGAATGGAGAAGAGAAAAACATTGTAG
- the leuC gene encoding 3-isopropylmalate dehydratase large subunit, translated as MGMTMTQKILAAHAGLDHVEAGQLIEAKLDVVMANDITGPMAIPVFKQMAEKVFDKDKVVLVPDHFTPNKDIKSAQNSKSLREFAREQELSHYYEVGQMGIEHAILPEKGITVAGECIIGADSHTCTYGALGAFSTGVGTTDIATGMATGELWFKVPFAIKFVLTGKPSRYVSGKDIIIHIIGRIGVDGALYKSMEFTGDGIANLTMDDRFTMANMAIEAGAKNGIFPVDKLAEDYIREHSDKEYKIYEADEDACYDEVVEVDLSKVRPTVAFPHLPGNAKTIDEIEAMEPIKIDQVVIGSCTNGRMEDMRRAAAILKGHKVHPDVRVMVIPGTQKIYKECIKEGLVDIFIDAGCAFNTPSCGPCMGGHMGVLAAGEKCVSTTNRNFVGRMGHVDSLIYLASPETAAASAIAGYIANPEKAGDR; from the coding sequence ATGGGTATGACAATGACGCAGAAGATCCTGGCTGCACACGCAGGATTGGATCATGTGGAGGCGGGGCAGCTGATCGAAGCAAAACTGGATGTAGTCATGGCGAATGATATTACAGGACCAATGGCGATTCCGGTGTTTAAGCAGATGGCGGAAAAAGTATTTGACAAGGATAAAGTAGTCCTTGTGCCGGATCATTTTACTCCAAATAAAGATATCAAATCAGCACAGAATTCAAAATCCCTCCGGGAATTTGCAAGAGAGCAGGAACTGTCTCACTATTATGAAGTGGGTCAAATGGGAATCGAACATGCAATTCTTCCGGAAAAAGGAATTACAGTGGCGGGAGAATGCATTATAGGTGCTGATTCACATACTTGTACATACGGGGCTTTGGGGGCGTTTTCTACCGGTGTGGGAACAACGGATATTGCCACCGGAATGGCAACAGGAGAACTGTGGTTTAAAGTTCCTTTCGCGATCAAGTTTGTCCTGACAGGGAAACCGTCCAGATATGTCAGCGGGAAAGATATTATTATCCATATTATCGGAAGAATCGGAGTGGACGGCGCTCTGTACAAATCTATGGAATTTACCGGGGACGGGATTGCCAATCTGACAATGGACGATCGGTTTACTATGGCAAACATGGCGATTGAAGCCGGGGCGAAAAATGGGATATTCCCGGTAGATAAACTGGCAGAGGACTATATCAGGGAACATTCTGATAAGGAATATAAGATTTACGAAGCAGATGAAGATGCCTGTTATGATGAAGTGGTAGAGGTGGATCTCTCTAAAGTGCGTCCGACTGTGGCATTTCCTCATCTTCCAGGCAACGCAAAGACCATTGATGAGATTGAGGCAATGGAACCTATTAAGATCGACCAGGTTGTGATCGGATCCTGTACAAACGGAAGGATGGAGGATATGCGCCGGGCAGCAGCTATTTTAAAGGGGCATAAGGTACATCCGGATGTGCGTGTCATGGTAATACCGGGTACACAGAAAATCTACAAAGAATGTATCAAAGAAGGGCTGGTAGATATCTTTATCGATGCAGGATGCGCTTTCAACACTCCAAGCTGTGGTCCCTGCATGGGAGGACATATGGGAGTCCTTGCGGCGGGAGAGAAATGTGTATCTACAACGAACCGGAATTTTGTCGGAAGAATGGGGCATGTGGACTCCCTGATCTATCTGGCATCACCGGAAACAGCGGCAGCGAGCGCGATTGCAGGATATATTGCAAATCCAGAGAAAGCAGGTGACAGATAA
- the leuD gene encoding 3-isopropylmalate dehydratase small subunit yields the protein MKALGKVFKYGDNVDTDVIIPARYLNSFDPQELASHAMADIDPEFAEKVQPGDLIVANKNFGCGSSREHAPLCLKTAGVSCVIAETFARIFYRNAINIGLPIIECSEAARGIEAGDEVEVDFDSGKIYNRTKGTEFQGQAFPEFMQKLIAAGGLVNYTNNKRK from the coding sequence ATGAAAGCATTGGGAAAAGTATTCAAATATGGCGATAATGTAGATACGGACGTGATCATTCCGGCGAGATATTTAAATTCCTTTGATCCACAGGAACTGGCAAGTCATGCTATGGCAGATATAGATCCGGAATTTGCGGAAAAAGTACAGCCGGGAGATCTGATCGTGGCAAATAAAAACTTTGGATGTGGATCTTCCAGAGAGCACGCACCGCTCTGTCTGAAAACAGCGGGCGTAAGCTGTGTGATCGCAGAGACATTCGCAAGGATTTTCTACAGAAATGCCATCAATATCGGTCTTCCGATCATTGAGTGTTCTGAGGCGGCAAGAGGAATCGAAGCCGGGGATGAAGTGGAAGTGGATTTTGACAGTGGAAAGATCTACAACCGGACAAAAGGTACAGAGTTCCAGGGACAGGCGTTCCCGGAATTTATGCAGAAGCTGATCGCAGCAGGCGGTCTTGTAAATTATACAAATAACAAAAGGAAATAG
- a CDS encoding Na+/H+ antiporter NhaC family protein → MEQKKGRAIALLPIGVFLVIFLGFGIVTKDFYAMPTIVAFLIALGVAFCQNKSLSFDEKITVIAKGVGDDNIITMSLIFLCAGGFSGAVTAAGGVESTVNLGLSVLPSQIAVVGLFVIGCFISVSMGTSMGTIAALAPIAVGISEKTGFAMPICIGAVVCGAMFGDNLSMISDTTIAAVKTQGCEMKDKFRENFLIVLPAAILTIILFFLITRNGDFKMAEDLSYNIWKVVPYIVVLVGALIGINVFVVLIGGTVLSLIVGVATGSIELGQIFLAVGGGEINGTAIGGVTGMYDITVISIIVACIVSLMKEYGGIHFILGWIHKRIRGEKGAEFGIASLALLVDACTANNTVAIVMAGPIAKEISEEYHVSSRRSASLLDIFTSVGQGLIPYGAQLLSAASLTALTPFEIIPYLYYPILMAVSAVLFILFRNRKEA, encoded by the coding sequence ATGGAACAAAAAAAAGGAAGAGCAATAGCACTTCTGCCTATAGGAGTGTTTCTGGTGATTTTTTTGGGGTTTGGTATTGTGACGAAAGACTTTTATGCAATGCCGACTATTGTGGCGTTTCTGATTGCCTTAGGCGTGGCTTTCTGTCAAAATAAAAGCCTTAGCTTTGATGAAAAGATCACTGTGATAGCAAAGGGAGTAGGCGATGACAATATTATTACAATGAGTCTTATTTTCCTTTGCGCGGGGGGATTTTCCGGTGCTGTGACAGCAGCAGGCGGAGTGGAAAGTACTGTGAATCTGGGGTTGTCCGTTCTTCCGTCACAGATTGCTGTAGTGGGACTTTTTGTGATCGGATGTTTTATTTCTGTATCTATGGGGACATCTATGGGAACCATTGCGGCTCTGGCGCCGATTGCAGTGGGAATCAGTGAAAAGACAGGATTCGCAATGCCGATCTGTATTGGAGCTGTTGTGTGTGGTGCTATGTTTGGAGACAATCTCTCTATGATATCAGATACAACGATTGCAGCGGTGAAGACACAGGGATGTGAAATGAAGGACAAATTTCGGGAAAATTTCCTGATCGTACTTCCGGCGGCGATCCTTACAATTATTCTGTTTTTCCTGATCACCAGAAACGGCGATTTTAAGATGGCGGAAGATTTAAGTTATAATATATGGAAAGTTGTGCCTTATATTGTGGTGCTGGTGGGAGCGCTGATCGGAATTAATGTGTTTGTAGTGCTGATCGGCGGTACGGTTCTCTCTCTTATTGTGGGAGTTGCAACGGGCAGTATTGAACTTGGACAGATTTTTCTTGCCGTTGGAGGCGGAGAGATAAATGGAACGGCTATAGGCGGCGTAACCGGTATGTACGATATTACGGTTATTTCCATTATAGTGGCATGTATTGTATCGCTGATGAAAGAGTACGGCGGAATCCATTTTATTCTGGGATGGATCCACAAACGGATACGGGGCGAGAAAGGTGCAGAGTTTGGAATTGCTTCTCTTGCACTTTTAGTAGATGCATGTACAGCAAACAATACAGTAGCTATTGTAATGGCGGGACCGATCGCTAAAGAGATCAGTGAGGAGTATCATGTTTCGTCCAGGCGTTCCGCTTCGCTTCTGGATATTTTTACTTCTGTGGGGCAGGGACTGATTCCTTACGGCGCACAGCTTTTGTCGGCAGCCAGCCTTACAGCGTTGACTCCATTTGAGATCATACCGTACCTCTATTATCCGATCCTCATGGCAGTGAGCGCAGTCTTGTTTATTCTGTTCAGGAACAGAAAGGAAGCGTAA
- the thrC gene encoding threonine synthase has product MNLQYKSTRNPSVEVTASQAILKGLADDGGLFVPEKIPALALSLEELKGLSYQETAFAVMKEFLTDFTEEELKECIRKAYDSKFDTEEIAPLVKVDDTYYLELFHGATIAFKDMALSILPHLMTTAAKKNHVDKEIVILAATSGDTGKAAMAGFADVEGTRIIVFYPKGGVSKVQELQMVTQRGKNVDVVAIHGNFDDAQRGVKEMFGSQALKEELAADGYQFSSANSINIGRLVPQIVYYVYAYGKLLENGEIESGENINVVVPTGNFGNILAACYAKQMGIPIHKLICASNENKVLFDFFRTGTYDKNREFLLTTSPSMDILVSSNLERLIYQISDCDCEKDAELMGLLKQKGKYTITPAMRDHLQDFDAGYASEQETADMIRKIYDRTGYVIDTHTAVAAYVCEDYKTRTKDETKCVIASTASPYKFVKSVMQAIGQADGEKDELELLGNLEKVSKVEMPKAICDILDAEVLHTRECDADKMEEEVKKILGL; this is encoded by the coding sequence ATGAATTTGCAGTATAAAAGTACGAGAAATCCCAGTGTGGAAGTGACAGCGTCACAGGCAATTTTAAAAGGACTTGCAGATGACGGAGGACTGTTTGTGCCGGAGAAGATTCCGGCGCTCGCACTTTCGTTGGAAGAACTGAAGGGTCTGAGTTATCAGGAAACTGCGTTTGCAGTGATGAAAGAATTTTTGACGGATTTTACAGAGGAAGAGCTGAAAGAATGTATCAGAAAAGCATATGACAGCAAATTTGACACAGAGGAGATCGCTCCTCTCGTGAAAGTGGACGACACTTATTATCTGGAGTTATTCCATGGTGCTACGATTGCTTTTAAAGATATGGCCCTTTCCATTTTGCCGCATCTCATGACAACGGCGGCAAAGAAAAATCATGTTGATAAGGAAATTGTGATTCTGGCCGCCACATCAGGTGATACCGGAAAGGCAGCGATGGCTGGATTTGCAGATGTGGAAGGAACAAGGATCATTGTTTTTTATCCCAAGGGAGGCGTCAGCAAGGTACAGGAGCTGCAGATGGTGACGCAGAGAGGAAAAAACGTGGATGTTGTGGCAATTCACGGGAATTTTGACGATGCCCAAAGGGGAGTAAAAGAAATGTTTGGCAGCCAGGCTTTAAAAGAAGAGCTGGCAGCGGACGGTTATCAGTTTTCTTCTGCAAATTCCATTAATATTGGAAGACTTGTGCCGCAGATAGTCTATTATGTCTATGCTTACGGAAAGCTTTTGGAAAATGGTGAGATTGAGTCGGGCGAAAATATAAACGTTGTTGTGCCTACAGGAAATTTCGGAAATATTCTTGCCGCATGTTACGCTAAGCAGATGGGGATTCCCATTCACAAGCTGATCTGTGCGTCCAACGAAAATAAAGTATTGTTTGATTTCTTCCGTACAGGAACATACGATAAAAACCGCGAATTTTTGCTTACAACCTCTCCTTCTATGGATATTCTTGTGTCCAGTAATCTGGAGCGTCTCATTTATCAGATTTCTGATTGTGACTGTGAAAAAGACGCAGAGCTGATGGGGCTTTTGAAGCAGAAAGGGAAATATACTATCACTCCGGCGATGAGAGACCATTTGCAGGATTTTGATGCCGGTTATGCATCAGAGCAGGAAACGGCCGATATGATCCGGAAGATTTATGACAGAACAGGATATGTGATCGACACCCATACAGCTGTGGCGGCTTATGTGTGTGAGGACTATAAAACAAGAACAAAAGATGAGACAAAATGTGTGATCGCATCTACGGCCAGCCCATATAAGTTTGTAAAGAGTGTCATGCAGGCTATCGGGCAGGCTGACGGGGAAAAAGACGAGCTGGAGCTTCTTGGCAATCTGGAAAAAGTGTCCAAAGTAGAGATGCCGAAAGCCATTTGCGATATTCTCGATGCGGAAGTACTGCATACAAGAGAATGCGATGCCGATAAAATGGAGGAGGAAGTAAAGAAGATCCTTGGTTTATAA
- the cdd gene encoding cytidine deaminase, translating to MEELDEKKLWELAVAAREYSYSPYSGFKVGAALLSRGGKVFRGCNIENAAYSPTNCAERSAFFSAISQGERDFEAIAIAGGKDELISCYPCGVCRQVMAEFCDPCTFRIICGKSRESLEVMTLDELLPKGFKMQD from the coding sequence ATGGAAGAGTTGGATGAGAAGAAATTGTGGGAGCTGGCTGTGGCAGCAAGGGAATATTCCTACAGCCCTTATTCTGGTTTCAAAGTGGGAGCTGCACTTTTGAGCCGGGGCGGAAAGGTGTTTCGGGGATGCAACATTGAAAATGCAGCTTACAGCCCGACGAATTGCGCAGAGAGGAGCGCCTTCTTTTCGGCGATATCCCAGGGAGAACGTGATTTTGAAGCGATTGCCATCGCCGGAGGAAAGGATGAGCTTATAAGCTGTTACCCGTGCGGAGTGTGCCGCCAGGTAATGGCGGAATTTTGCGATCCCTGCACTTTCCGGATTATATGTGGAAAAAGCAGGGAATCTCTGGAAGTCATGACCCTGGATGAACTTCTCCCAAAAGGATTTAAAATGCAGGATTGA